A region from the Acipenser ruthenus chromosome 56, fAciRut3.2 maternal haplotype, whole genome shotgun sequence genome encodes:
- the wdr13 gene encoding WD repeat-containing protein 13 isoform X2 has protein sequence MAAVWQQVLAVDARYNAYRTPSAPQFRTQYIRRRSQLLRENAKVGYEPLLRKHYLRVRSQLLALRYGPLSEQSSFRAAYSSSVRSSRNTLDRMEDFEDDPRSQGARGHRRSVSRGSYQLQAQINRVAYEESRPPGSLVPTSVAEASRAMAGDTTLSENYAFAGMYHVFDQHVESAVPRLHFANDDRLLLACCSLDGTLSVLSLSSSPPSVRLVLSGHSGPVTDFAWSLSNDVIVSTSLDGTLRIWNTGDGRCIREVEDPDGSELLCCTFQPINNNLTVVGNGKHNLHVVNISTGKKVKGGSSKLTGRVLSLSFDSPGKILWAGDDRGSIYSFLFDMATGKLTKAKRLVVSEGSPVTSISARSWISREARDPSLLVNACVNKLLLYRVVDNEGTLQLKQSYPIQHGSQPLHSIFCPLMSFRQGACVVTGSEDMCVYFLDVERNTKAIVNKLQGHSAPVLDVSFNCDESLLASSDAKGMVIVWRREQK, from the exons ATGGCCGCAGTTTGGCAGCAAGTGTTGGCAGTGGATGCGAG GTACAACGCTTATCGCACCCCCAGCGCTCCTCAGTTCCGGACTCAGTATATCCGGCGCCGCAGTCAGCTCCTGAGGGAGAATGCCAAGGTGGGCTACGAGCCACTACTGCGCAAACACTACCTGAGAGTGAGGAGCCAGCTGCTAGCGCTGAGGTACGGGCCTCTGTCCGAGCAGAGCAGCTTCAGAGCAGCCTATTCCAGCAGCGTGCGCAGCTCCCGGAACACGCTGGACCGCATGGAG GATTTTGAGGATGACCCCCGCTCTCAGGGGGCTCGGGGTCACAGGCGCTCCGTCAGCCGGGGGTCCTACCAGCTGCAGGCCCAGATCAACAGAGTGGCATACGAGGAGAGCAG ACCCCCGGGAAGTTTGGTTCCCACATCGGTGGCCGAGGCGAGCCGCGCGATGGCCGGAGACACGACTCTGAGTGAGAACTACGCCTTCGCGGGCATGTACCACGTCTTCGATCAGCACGTGGAGTCAGCAG TTCCTCGGCTCCACTTTGCCAACGATGACCGGCTGCTGTTGGCGTGCTGCTCTCTGGACGGCACCCTCTCTgtgctctccctctcctcctcgcCCCCGTCTGTGCGCCTCGTCCTGTCGGGTCACTCCGGCCCGGTCACCGACTTCGCCTGGTCGCTTAGCAACGACGTCATAGTGTCCACCTCGCTGGACGGGACCCTGCGGATCTGGAACACTGGCGACGGGAGGTGCATCCGGGAGGTGGAGGATCCTGACGGATCGGAGCTGCTGTGCTGCACCTTCCAGCCCATCAATAACAACCTGACTGTG gtTGGTAACGGTAAGCACAACCTCCACGTGGTGAACATCTCCACTGGTAAGAAGGTGAAGGGCGGCTCCAGCAAACTGACGGGCCGCGTGCTGTCGCTCTCCTTCGACTCCCCAGGGAAGATCCTGTGGGCCGGAGATGACCGGGGCAGCATCTACTCCTTCCTCTTCGACATGGCGACcg GGAAGCTGACGAAAGCCAAGCGCTTGGTGGTGAGCGAGGGCAGCCCTGTGACGAGCATCTCCGCCCGGTCCTGGATCAGCAGAGAGGCCAGAGACCCCTCCCTGCTCGTCAACGCCTGCGTGAACAAGCTGCTGCTGTACcg GGTGGTTGATAACGAGGGCACCCTGCAGTTGAAGCAGAGTTACCCGATCCAGCACGGCTCCCAGCCCCTGCACAGCATCTTCTGCCCCCTCATGTCCTTCAGACAGGGAGCCTGCGTGG TGACGGGCAGTGAGGACATGTGTGTGTACTTCCTGGACGTGGAGAGGAACACCAAAGCCATTGTGAACAAGCTGCAGGGTCACAGTGCGCCAGTACTGGACGTGAGCTTCAACTGCGACGAGAGCCTGCTGGCATCCAGCGATGCCAAGGGCATGGTGATCGtgtggaggagggagcagaagTGA
- the wdr13 gene encoding WD repeat-containing protein 13 isoform X1 → MKPLPLQQSPTPCFKATPLSLEACHSRSKEKGWQPDVLSGSVMAAVWQQVLAVDARYNAYRTPSAPQFRTQYIRRRSQLLRENAKVGYEPLLRKHYLRVRSQLLALRYGPLSEQSSFRAAYSSSVRSSRNTLDRMEDFEDDPRSQGARGHRRSVSRGSYQLQAQINRVAYEESRPPGSLVPTSVAEASRAMAGDTTLSENYAFAGMYHVFDQHVESAVPRLHFANDDRLLLACCSLDGTLSVLSLSSSPPSVRLVLSGHSGPVTDFAWSLSNDVIVSTSLDGTLRIWNTGDGRCIREVEDPDGSELLCCTFQPINNNLTVVGNGKHNLHVVNISTGKKVKGGSSKLTGRVLSLSFDSPGKILWAGDDRGSIYSFLFDMATGKLTKAKRLVVSEGSPVTSISARSWISREARDPSLLVNACVNKLLLYRVVDNEGTLQLKQSYPIQHGSQPLHSIFCPLMSFRQGACVVTGSEDMCVYFLDVERNTKAIVNKLQGHSAPVLDVSFNCDESLLASSDAKGMVIVWRREQK, encoded by the exons GCTGGCAGCCTGACGTCCTGAGTGGGTCTGTGATGGCCGCAGTTTGGCAGCAAGTGTTGGCAGTGGATGCGAG GTACAACGCTTATCGCACCCCCAGCGCTCCTCAGTTCCGGACTCAGTATATCCGGCGCCGCAGTCAGCTCCTGAGGGAGAATGCCAAGGTGGGCTACGAGCCACTACTGCGCAAACACTACCTGAGAGTGAGGAGCCAGCTGCTAGCGCTGAGGTACGGGCCTCTGTCCGAGCAGAGCAGCTTCAGAGCAGCCTATTCCAGCAGCGTGCGCAGCTCCCGGAACACGCTGGACCGCATGGAG GATTTTGAGGATGACCCCCGCTCTCAGGGGGCTCGGGGTCACAGGCGCTCCGTCAGCCGGGGGTCCTACCAGCTGCAGGCCCAGATCAACAGAGTGGCATACGAGGAGAGCAG ACCCCCGGGAAGTTTGGTTCCCACATCGGTGGCCGAGGCGAGCCGCGCGATGGCCGGAGACACGACTCTGAGTGAGAACTACGCCTTCGCGGGCATGTACCACGTCTTCGATCAGCACGTGGAGTCAGCAG TTCCTCGGCTCCACTTTGCCAACGATGACCGGCTGCTGTTGGCGTGCTGCTCTCTGGACGGCACCCTCTCTgtgctctccctctcctcctcgcCCCCGTCTGTGCGCCTCGTCCTGTCGGGTCACTCCGGCCCGGTCACCGACTTCGCCTGGTCGCTTAGCAACGACGTCATAGTGTCCACCTCGCTGGACGGGACCCTGCGGATCTGGAACACTGGCGACGGGAGGTGCATCCGGGAGGTGGAGGATCCTGACGGATCGGAGCTGCTGTGCTGCACCTTCCAGCCCATCAATAACAACCTGACTGTG gtTGGTAACGGTAAGCACAACCTCCACGTGGTGAACATCTCCACTGGTAAGAAGGTGAAGGGCGGCTCCAGCAAACTGACGGGCCGCGTGCTGTCGCTCTCCTTCGACTCCCCAGGGAAGATCCTGTGGGCCGGAGATGACCGGGGCAGCATCTACTCCTTCCTCTTCGACATGGCGACcg GGAAGCTGACGAAAGCCAAGCGCTTGGTGGTGAGCGAGGGCAGCCCTGTGACGAGCATCTCCGCCCGGTCCTGGATCAGCAGAGAGGCCAGAGACCCCTCCCTGCTCGTCAACGCCTGCGTGAACAAGCTGCTGCTGTACcg GGTGGTTGATAACGAGGGCACCCTGCAGTTGAAGCAGAGTTACCCGATCCAGCACGGCTCCCAGCCCCTGCACAGCATCTTCTGCCCCCTCATGTCCTTCAGACAGGGAGCCTGCGTGG TGACGGGCAGTGAGGACATGTGTGTGTACTTCCTGGACGTGGAGAGGAACACCAAAGCCATTGTGAACAAGCTGCAGGGTCACAGTGCGCCAGTACTGGACGTGAGCTTCAACTGCGACGAGAGCCTGCTGGCATCCAGCGATGCCAAGGGCATGGTGATCGtgtggaggagggagcagaagTGA